The DNA segment CCATATATGCATGGCTGGTAATCCTATTTGTAACGGCTGCAACGTTGCTTGAACACGGAAAGCACCATATAACTATCAGCAGACAACTTCTAGTGGTGTTGGACGTTGCCCACCGATATAATTAATTGTTCCATTTGTGATAAGattgataatttttaaggtACGCACGAATATATCTTGTTCAATTTGGATATAATTACTGTGACAAAATTCGATAAATTGTTATACATCAATTCAATTCGTTAATATTTGGTGTACGTCTTGCGTTTATTGAGTAGCATTTTTGTTCAAGGAAATTATCATTACGTCATGCATATTACGTAAAAAGAATTCCAATGAGCTAGGTAATAGCATATTTTGTGTACATGCttctacaataaaaaaaaggacaaaaaaatgaaaaaaaaataaagtaagatATATGATAGTGAAACGAAGAAAGGTCAGAGAAAATAGACACGCTGACACGGAGAGAAATTGTAGAGAGGCTGGCTGCAGCTGCATAATCCATGTCCTTGTTGATCTCTTTTAAAACTAAACACACGCTTCGTCTGTCAAGTCCTGTGTCAAACAAAATAGGATAAGTTGAAAGAAATGGgcaattaaaaatttcaagtaTACAAATAAGGCTTAATATATTCTTGGCCCCTGTAAATTAgcgttttttaattttttatccctataaattcatttttttaactttagtttctataagatgatatttttcaaattttgatttttgtaaattctttttgttcatttttaatctttataatataAGTTTGTATATACTCAGACAATTGAAAGAGATAATTTTCTAGCTAATTGTGAAAGAAATGTGTGAAATACATAttcataagagaaaataaaaagaatgttGAGAATATTTAATTGAGAGAATAAGATTAGGAGTCTCTTCACTCTCCAAATTATATATTCCTAACTTATAATACATAAGTAGGTTAAAAtggaaaaatagtaaataagaaataaatatacaaacacttatagaaaaaaaagttttttcatatgctaaaattaatttatgcatatgttaaaattaattttttggataaGCTAAACAATTTTAGTTGCTCCTAGAATTAGAAGTTCATTTTAACCTCAATGATAACGACATTGGTGACGTGGTGGTTGACGTCAGAGAGACAGAGGCTGAAGAGGATCTTGGTCGGGGTCGAGGTCGAGGGAGAAGTCGGTCGCTGATTATTTGGGtgtatctgttttttttttttttaattcgagGAAGAGGGGTAATTTCTAGCTTCCATATCCGAGAAAAAGAGCGAGACTTGTCGTTGCGGCGCGATAATGGCTTGTGATGGTTAGTGGTGGGTTTCCTGGTATGCTGCGGTGGTTCCTTCTTCGATGACGTTGTTGTGGCCACAGTGGTGTCGTCGCCGCGTTGGCTCTTAGTGCTGAAAACATATGGAGGTCTGAACTCTGAAGCAGCGATGCAAAGGAGCGACGACTTTGACAGTGGTGCCGACGATTGGAGGAGGGTTGTGGAAGAGAAAgtggtggtgatggtgatgTTGTTGACTGGtgtttggtgttttttttttgtgtgttgaaATTTGACGGCCATTGTTGAGTGCTTTCGAAGGTTCGTAATCTCCAAGTGAGAGAGAAGGGGATAGGGATAGGATTAAATtgggaaaaacaaaaagatacaAATTTTCAATCGTTCATTTAAAATCTAATGAATCTGACACGGTATAATTCCTCCTAGCTAGAAGATCACAATAAACTGATGTGTGAGAAACATATAATTTGACTCGATTGTGGAGCCATCATGGAAAAACTTGCTTATTTTCTTAGTGGCGTGGGTGGGACTCCACTCCAGCATCTAGGAGACGTTGCATCcgttttgcaagtgtttggctttatttttctataaaataaaaggctGTTACTTAGGTTCCCATGGATATTACattaatttcaatcataaaaCGTCATcatgtaaattatttaatcacattaacaaattaaatttaaatttttctttttgtaatttaaatctGAAGATCttataacaaattttatattttaatttttaatttaatgttttattaaaatatgactttatctctaatttttctaattcaatccCTACTTTCCTAATTCCTAGCCTTAGTGATTCCgtcttcttcctcctcttttCGTTTTTCTTTCTCTGATTTAATTTCGTTTGTGTGTGTAATAATGTTGTAAAACACCCGTTGGCAGTTGAGGATTCAAAATCCATCTCGAATGCAGATCAGAGTTAAGAAAATAACTGCACGTTCAAGTCTAATTTCTTACTTTTCTTTGTCTGATTCGTTTGCATTATTTGCAATTTTCTATCCAAATTAAATGGGGATTAAATGGTGATAACCCAAAACAATCGTCTCCTATGGGTCGAAACTTTAAATGGGGATTTCATTAGGAGGAAGAAGACGGAGTCACAGTCTAGCAttcatattttagaaaattagggattgaattaaaacattatgAATAAAATggtcttttaataaaatattaaattaaaactaaaattaaaaaattgctaTAAAGTTCTCAGGtttaatttgcaaaaaaaaattaataatttaaataatcaatatCATGATTAGATTATATAATACATACCACTATaggttattttaaaatcatactaaaataacgatcaaaataaaataataaaagaattcaTGAAAAGTATATTTATTTACATCTAACTGGGATTAAACTATCCTTATAAGTTTTtgagtttttcttcttcttctatttattttttctcctcttttttcattaaaatcatgcttataaatttatcaaatgTGATTTTATTCCAACActaattttttatcaacaagtattaatttattagtttaggATTTAGAATtcctataaaatttaaagataataattttattctcataaatttttatatttatttgatcatataaaaataaaatatatttttattcatcttaAGTGATAATTTTGTTAACCACTAGTTAAATCATCACATATTggtaaattatttgaaaatgacCACTTCTTGATTAAATAACTATATATTAACAccttaatattacaaaaaaaaaatttaaacatctattatttttctttattgatAAAGTTATAAGGGAAAACATTAAAcaataagagaaagaaataaagaaatacaattcagaatgtgataaaaaaaaaacttaaggcaaatgaaagaggaaaaaattaaaaatactttattaatgAATACAAATTACTAAGTGATATTTCtccttaaaagataaataaaaacaccTTAGTAAAATACAAATGATCTTATTTTAAGGATGAGTACTGTGAAGCACAAGGCAGATTAGTGAACTAGTACAAGGGATTAGACACCGAAACTGCATTCATGAACTCCTCATCTGATTCCAGCAATGCTTCCACCTCCTTCACGGCCTGGCTATGATGTCACTTTCCCATCAAATTTGTTGGCATTACCACTTCTTGCCGCCACCGCTTTTCCCATTCCAAATTCATTTCCATACACACTTaacctgggcgagccacccatCATCACACAGTAGGGGGTCAAAGAAACGACCTATTTGAATTACGAAAGGAGACTCTAACCACACTTTGAGAGATTGCAGCACCACTCTAGCAACAGCCTGGTGCAACTTCCATGCTGCCCATCCTAGACCTTTCTCAAGCAATCCCTTTTCGTGGTTTCTGCACTCACTACATgaattgaatttccaaagtaTTCTTGATCGATTATTTGCGGCCAACCTGCAAGTTGGATCTCCAAACAAGCGCTGATAATGATTGGAACGAAGAGATTTTGGGGGTATTGGACTCCGAGTTGGCCTTTGCTTTCAGTTTTGCAATAGATTCTGCTGAAAAGTGAAAGCTTCTCTCTCTCAGCAAGGGTGTTTCATATCTGCTAATAATCTCGTCATGATGCTTGAAAGGGAGATTTATTGGTGGAGCGCAATCTTTTGGAAACCAACGATTGTCGATGGGCACATCAGTTGCATGGCCAATAACGTGGTTCATGGAACAACCTATGAAAACAGCATCAACTAGTTCAGTGACTTGGATGGACAACAGGGGCATGGTGTAGTCATCATGGTTGAGTGCTTTGTGTTGGTCAAACAATGGCTGAACAAACGAGTGGGACGTCAACTGGGGAGAGGATATCAGATATGGTCATATCCAGAGCTGCATGGATGAATCTGGCTCCATCACTGTTGACGTCGCAATCAGCGAAAACAGAATAAGAGGGAGGGTCTTGGGTTTGGTGGGTGACTCGGCGACCAGAGCCAAAGGATAGAAATGGGAGAGGGTGAGAGAAAGAGAGCGTTTGAGCTTCTCCAACAGATTTTCCATGAAATCTTGTTGATCAACAAGAGTTGCTGGCTTCTTGAAGAGAAGGCCCTTCTGAATATAGTTGGTAGACAACATAGCAATATCCCAATCTGTTAAATTCCAGATCTGGTTTGGAACTTCGTTGGGGTGCTGCggcttcattaaaaaaaaggttagcGTCGTTTGCATTGACTATAATGACATTGATATGATAGTACGCGTTGCACTTTACATTTTATGTGGGTATTCTTTGTAGTGGTGGGACTTATTGCGTCATTATAATCTTGATGCATAAAAACTTAGAGATATACGATGCTGAAAAATCAGATGTTTGAAGATATATGATACATCAAACACTTATTCaatcattttaattgttttaatctTCTTGTATCAAATGCTAGGATATTTGTgccatataaaagaaaattgttaaaCCATCAAACTCCATTAATTCTAAATTCTCTAACACtgcaacaatattaaaaatgacaatatttttaaccgccaaaattttgaaaatgaaaatgtttcCATCACCAACACCACTAGAGGCGAT comes from the Glycine soja cultivar W05 chromosome 6, ASM419377v2, whole genome shotgun sequence genome and includes:
- the LOC114413990 gene encoding uncharacterized protein LOC114413990; this translates as MAVKFQHTKKKHQTPVNNITITTTFSSTTLLQSSAPLSKSSLLCIAASEFRPPYVFSTKSQRGDDTTVATTTSSKKEPPQHTRKPTTNHHKPLSRRNDKSRSFSRIWKLEITPLPRIKKKKNRYTQIISDRLLPRPRPRPRSSSASVSLTSTTTSPMSLSLRT